One window of the Marinilactibacillus sp. Marseille-P9653 genome contains the following:
- the sufU gene encoding Fe-S cluster assembly sulfur transfer protein SufU — protein MALTKLDQLYRAVILEHSQSPRRRGTLDESTTQIELRNPTCGDVIQVQLNVQDGLVKDVRFDGSGCTISMASASMMTDAIIGKPIEDALNLSKEFSQVVQGNETEDQNALGDAMMLSGVSKFPARIKCATLSWKALEKALANQGTGVDGQLRHEDITD, from the coding sequence ATGGCCTTAACTAAACTAGACCAACTATATAGAGCGGTTATCCTGGAACACTCGCAGTCTCCAAGACGTCGCGGTACACTGGATGAAAGTACCACACAGATTGAGTTAAGAAACCCGACTTGTGGGGACGTCATCCAAGTGCAACTGAATGTACAAGACGGACTTGTAAAAGACGTCAGATTCGATGGTAGTGGCTGTACGATTTCTATGGCCAGTGCCAGCATGATGACGGATGCGATCATTGGGAAACCGATCGAAGACGCCTTGAATCTTTCAAAAGAATTTTCCCAAGTGGTTCAGGGTAACGAAACGGAAGACCAAAACGCCTTAGGCGACGCTATGATGTTGTCAGGTGTTTCAAAATTTCCAGCCCGTATCAAATGCGCCACACTTTCTTGGAAAGCATTGGAAAAAGCCTTGGCGAACCAGGGTACCGGAGTAGACGGACAACTCAGACATGAAGACATAACAGACTAG
- a CDS encoding cysteine desulfurase translates to MTVSFDRLKQDFPILNQVINDEPLVYLDNAATTQKPQTVLNAVETYYHTSNANVHRGVHTLAERATSQYEGSREVIRNFVNAAETAEVLLTRGTTTSLNWVAKSFGEVVVEAGDEILISYMEHHSNIIPWQQLAKKKKAKLVYVELTEDGQLDLDDFQKKLTTKTKIVSLTHVSNVLGVVNPIRQIADWVHEKNGYLVVDGAQAVPHMPVDVQALHADFYAFSGHKMLGPTGIGVLYGKRALLEQMEPIEFGGEMIDFVEEQDSTWKELPWKFEAGTPNIAGAIGLAAAVQYLERIGMKNIVQHERELVEYVMPKLKKIEGLTIFGPEDLRFRTGVISFNIDGVHPHDVATAMDMEGVAVRAGHHCAQPLMTYLNQPATARASFYIYNKKADADKFVEAILATKEFFLDGLN, encoded by the coding sequence ATGACCGTTTCGTTTGACCGATTAAAACAGGATTTTCCCATTTTAAACCAGGTCATTAACGATGAACCACTGGTTTATCTGGACAATGCAGCGACAACTCAAAAACCTCAGACCGTACTGAATGCGGTCGAAACCTATTACCATACGTCAAATGCGAATGTTCACCGCGGTGTGCATACTTTGGCAGAACGAGCAACCAGTCAGTATGAAGGGTCCCGTGAAGTCATTCGTAACTTCGTCAACGCCGCTGAAACGGCAGAAGTGCTTTTGACTCGCGGAACCACAACGTCACTGAATTGGGTTGCCAAAAGCTTTGGAGAAGTTGTGGTGGAGGCCGGAGATGAGATCTTGATCTCTTATATGGAACACCACTCCAATATCATTCCTTGGCAACAGTTAGCGAAAAAGAAAAAAGCGAAACTGGTGTATGTCGAACTGACAGAAGATGGTCAGCTTGATCTGGATGATTTCCAAAAAAAACTCACAACTAAAACAAAAATCGTTTCTTTAACGCACGTATCCAATGTACTGGGTGTGGTGAATCCGATTCGTCAGATCGCCGACTGGGTACATGAGAAAAACGGCTATCTAGTCGTTGATGGTGCCCAAGCAGTTCCACATATGCCGGTAGACGTACAAGCGCTCCACGCGGATTTCTATGCGTTTAGCGGACACAAGATGCTTGGACCAACTGGGATCGGCGTGCTTTACGGAAAACGGGCACTCTTGGAACAGATGGAACCCATCGAGTTCGGTGGCGAGATGATCGATTTCGTGGAAGAACAAGACAGTACTTGGAAAGAACTGCCTTGGAAATTCGAGGCAGGGACACCAAATATTGCTGGAGCGATCGGTTTAGCAGCAGCCGTTCAGTATCTGGAAAGAATCGGGATGAAAAACATCGTTCAACACGAACGCGAACTGGTTGAATACGTGATGCCAAAACTGAAAAAAATCGAAGGACTAACGATTTTCGGTCCAGAAGATTTGAGATTCAGAACGGGTGTGATATCATTCAATATCGATGGCGTCCATCCACATGATGTAGCGACAGCGATGGATATGGAAGGCGTCGCGGTCAGAGCTGGGCACCATTGTGCTCAGCCACTGATGACGTATCTGAATCAGCCTGCAACGGCTAGAGCCAGCTTTTATATTTATAACAAGAAAGCCGATGCCGATAAATTTGTAGAAGCGATTCTCGCTACAAAGGAGTTTTTCTTAGATGGCCTTAACTAA
- the sufD gene encoding Fe-S cluster assembly protein SufD: MVTKEKQYVDYADALTAFSTGLGEPEWMLQLRLEALNSIEKLDLPIIERLRYNRWPLFQVPNLTGAPAAKSVDITQFMEDKADAARVVQAGNDTLIETLPESLKEKGVIFTDIQTALKEHSELVQEAYMQIAVKPQKNKISAFHAAFMNSGLFLYVPKNVVVDEPLEAIFIQNSLVEDSFIKHVLVYADVNSSFNYVERFFTAGQEKNAANILVEVVAKQGAQVKFSAVDQLGENTTTYFNRAGHTFRDASIDWAIGVMNNGSTIADLDTNLVGDGSSSDLKAVGISSGKQTQVIDSNVVSYGKSTVGNIYQHGVILDRATLTFNGIGHIIKGAKGSDAQQESRVLMLSDKARGDANPILLIDENEVTAGHAASVGRVDPEEMYYLMSRGIEKTEAERLVIRGFLGSVISAIPLKSIRDELVETIERKLTSR; the protein is encoded by the coding sequence ATGGTAACAAAAGAAAAGCAGTACGTAGATTATGCTGACGCTCTAACGGCCTTCTCGACAGGACTCGGAGAACCAGAATGGATGCTTCAGTTGCGTCTAGAAGCGCTGAACAGTATCGAAAAACTGGACCTACCAATTATCGAACGACTACGCTATAACCGCTGGCCACTGTTTCAGGTGCCAAACCTAACAGGCGCACCAGCAGCGAAGTCAGTTGATATTACTCAGTTTATGGAAGACAAAGCCGATGCAGCGCGCGTCGTTCAAGCCGGTAATGATACGCTTATTGAAACTTTACCAGAATCACTGAAAGAAAAAGGCGTCATCTTTACCGATATTCAGACAGCTTTAAAAGAGCATTCTGAATTGGTACAAGAAGCGTATATGCAAATTGCAGTGAAACCACAGAAGAACAAAATCTCTGCTTTCCATGCAGCTTTTATGAACTCAGGACTATTCTTATATGTGCCAAAAAACGTTGTCGTAGACGAACCGCTAGAAGCAATCTTTATTCAAAACAGTTTAGTAGAAGACAGCTTTATCAAACATGTACTGGTTTATGCGGACGTAAATTCCAGCTTCAACTATGTGGAGCGTTTCTTTACTGCTGGTCAGGAAAAGAATGCAGCCAACATCTTAGTGGAAGTTGTCGCAAAACAAGGTGCACAAGTGAAATTTTCTGCTGTTGATCAGCTAGGCGAAAATACGACCACTTACTTTAACCGTGCTGGACATACTTTCCGTGATGCTTCAATTGATTGGGCAATTGGGGTTATGAACAACGGTAGTACAATTGCGGACTTGGATACGAACCTAGTTGGGGACGGATCTAGTTCTGATTTGAAAGCTGTTGGAATCAGTAGCGGTAAACAAACACAAGTCATCGATTCAAATGTTGTCAGTTATGGTAAAAGCACTGTTGGAAATATTTATCAACACGGCGTTATCCTTGATCGTGCTACACTGACGTTCAACGGAATCGGCCATATCATCAAAGGCGCTAAAGGATCAGATGCACAACAAGAGTCTCGTGTATTAATGTTATCTGATAAAGCCCGTGGAGATGCCAACCCGATTCTATTGATCGATGAAAATGAAGTAACCGCTGGACACGCCGCTTCTGTTGGTCGAGTGGACCCAGAAGAAATGTATTATCTCATGAGTCGTGGGATTGAAAAAACAGAAGCCGAACGCTTAGTGATTCGAGGATTCTTAGGATCTGTAATCTCAGCGATTCCTTTGAAATCGATTCGTGATGAACTAGTTGAAACCATTGAGAGGAAGTTGACTTCTAGATGA
- the sufC gene encoding Fe-S cluster assembly ATPase SufC has translation MAVLEIKNLHVSIEDKEILKGVNLKMQTGEIHAIMGPNGTGKSTLSAAIMGHPSYEVTEGEVLLDGENVLELEVDERARAGLFLAVQYPSEIAGITNAEFMRAAINSRRDEDNKMGVMEFINKLDEKMALLDMSEEMAERYLNEGFSGGEKKRNEILQLLMIEPTFAILDEIDSGLDIDALQVVSKGVNEMRGENFGSLIITHYQRLLNYITPDVVHIMMDGRVVKTGGAELAHKLEAEGYKGLMEELGIEYKEEEHE, from the coding sequence ATGGCAGTATTAGAAATCAAGAACCTACATGTATCCATTGAAGATAAAGAAATTTTAAAAGGCGTTAATTTAAAAATGCAGACAGGAGAAATCCATGCCATCATGGGACCCAACGGAACAGGTAAATCAACTTTGTCCGCTGCAATCATGGGCCACCCAAGTTACGAAGTTACAGAAGGAGAAGTCCTTCTTGACGGAGAAAACGTATTGGAACTAGAAGTAGATGAGCGTGCACGTGCGGGTCTATTCTTAGCCGTTCAATATCCAAGTGAAATTGCTGGGATCACAAATGCAGAATTTATGCGTGCAGCGATCAACTCTCGCCGTGATGAAGACAACAAAATGGGTGTTATGGAATTCATCAACAAACTGGATGAAAAAATGGCCTTACTCGATATGTCTGAAGAAATGGCTGAACGTTACTTGAACGAAGGTTTCTCAGGTGGAGAAAAGAAACGTAACGAGATCTTACAGTTACTGATGATCGAACCGACTTTTGCGATTTTAGATGAGATCGATTCAGGTCTTGATATTGATGCCTTACAAGTGGTTTCGAAAGGCGTGAACGAAATGCGTGGCGAGAACTTTGGGTCACTGATCATCACTCACTACCAAAGACTTTTGAACTACATCACTCCGGATGTTGTTCACATTATGATGGATGGCCGTGTTGTTAAAACCGGTGGCGCAGAATTAGCGCACAAACTGGAAGCTGAAGGATACAAAGGTTTGATGGAAGAACTAGGTATTGAATACAAAGAAGAAGAACACGAATAA
- a CDS encoding sodium:proton antiporter: MLTSFALIFIFGLLLGGVAKKLALPGLIGMIFAGVLIGPHALDLLDDSLLSISSDLRSIALVIILTRAGLSLNVTELKKIGLPALLMSFVPAILEITAITLLAPLFFDLTYIESALMGSVVAAVSPAVIVPLMLKIKESGYGQKRGIPQLVLASASLDDIFVIVLFSSFLSVATGGAVTARHFLTIPVSIVLGSLLGVATGLFLGQLFKRIQLNPLIKVLITLSVSFLLLALEGILESKVALSGLLAIMSMGIVLNQLYPNVSAQLSKTYSGLWVGAEILLFVLVGTTVDLRYALTAGLAAIVMVLAALVFRMLGVWISLTPSQLTKKETLFTMIAYTPKATVQAAIGGVPLAMELASGELIATVAVLSILITAPIGAFAIEQTYKTLLDER; this comes from the coding sequence ATGTTAACGAGTTTTGCTTTGATTTTTATTTTTGGACTTTTATTGGGTGGTGTGGCTAAGAAGTTGGCCTTACCTGGACTGATCGGGATGATTTTTGCGGGTGTTTTGATCGGACCACATGCTTTAGATTTACTAGATGATTCTTTGCTTTCGATTTCTTCTGATTTGAGAAGTATTGCCTTGGTCATTATCTTGACTCGGGCCGGTTTGTCACTCAACGTGACGGAGCTCAAGAAGATCGGCTTACCGGCTCTCTTGATGAGTTTTGTTCCGGCCATACTTGAAATCACAGCTATCACCCTCCTCGCGCCACTCTTTTTTGATTTGACTTACATTGAATCGGCTTTGATGGGTTCGGTTGTAGCGGCTGTGTCTCCTGCGGTTATCGTGCCTTTGATGCTCAAGATTAAAGAATCAGGCTATGGTCAAAAAAGAGGGATTCCACAACTCGTGCTTGCGAGTGCTTCTTTGGATGATATTTTTGTGATCGTCTTGTTTTCTTCTTTCTTGTCTGTGGCAACTGGTGGGGCGGTCACCGCTCGTCATTTTCTGACGATTCCCGTTTCAATCGTTTTAGGCAGTCTTTTGGGTGTCGCTACTGGACTGTTTCTTGGACAATTATTTAAAAGGATTCAGTTGAATCCGCTGATCAAAGTGCTGATCACCTTGAGTGTGTCTTTCTTGCTACTGGCATTAGAAGGTATTTTAGAAAGCAAGGTGGCTTTGTCTGGCTTACTGGCGATCATGAGTATGGGGATCGTTTTGAATCAGTTGTATCCAAACGTCTCTGCTCAGTTATCGAAAACCTATTCCGGTCTCTGGGTCGGCGCGGAGATTTTGTTGTTTGTGCTGGTCGGTACGACGGTTGATTTACGTTATGCGCTGACGGCTGGGCTGGCTGCGATCGTTATGGTTCTTGCTGCATTGGTGTTCAGAATGCTTGGGGTATGGATCAGCTTAACGCCTTCTCAGTTAACGAAAAAAGAAACACTCTTTACGATGATTGCTTATACGCCAAAAGCGACGGTTCAGGCAGCGATTGGTGGTGTCCCGTTAGCGATGGAGTTAGCTAGTGGCGAACTGATTGCGACGGTCGCGGTATTGTCGATTTTGATCACGGCTCCCATTGGTGCTTTTGCGATTGAACAGACTTATAAAACGTTGCTAGACGAACGCTAA
- a CDS encoding gamma-glutamyl-gamma-aminobutyrate hydrolase family protein, with translation MKPVIGIPGNILTNFSPRYNSLPITYTPQGFVEGLHAAGALPVVFPISSEENAKQYVKSVDAIVLAGGQDVSPLTYGEEPHLKLQDTSLERDKFEMAVIKEAWAENKPVLAICRGLQIFNVAFGGTLYQDVSLYPELGLQHVQESTPETAAHTVTLEEDSWLGQLYGKKASVNSYHHQAIKKLADGLRPVGWSHDGLVEAFESSDDKHITVGVQWHPELMIHNNDAAQGLFDAYVKTVIDWKNKQD, from the coding sequence ATGAAACCCGTTATTGGAATCCCTGGAAATATTTTGACAAACTTTAGTCCTCGGTATAACAGCTTACCGATCACTTATACACCGCAAGGATTCGTGGAAGGCTTACACGCTGCCGGCGCACTGCCTGTCGTGTTCCCGATCTCCAGCGAAGAAAATGCAAAACAATATGTGAAAAGTGTGGATGCAATCGTTTTGGCTGGTGGTCAAGATGTCTCTCCGCTGACTTACGGCGAAGAGCCTCATTTAAAATTACAAGACACCAGCCTTGAACGTGACAAGTTTGAGATGGCCGTCATCAAAGAAGCGTGGGCAGAAAATAAACCCGTCTTAGCCATCTGCCGCGGTCTACAGATCTTTAACGTGGCGTTCGGGGGAACCTTATACCAAGATGTCTCCCTTTATCCAGAACTGGGCTTGCAGCATGTTCAAGAGTCTACTCCTGAAACAGCCGCACACACGGTAACCCTTGAAGAAGATTCCTGGCTTGGTCAATTATATGGTAAAAAAGCCAGTGTGAATTCTTATCACCATCAAGCTATTAAAAAATTGGCAGACGGTTTACGTCCTGTTGGCTGGTCGCATGATGGACTGGTCGAAGCTTTTGAGAGTAGTGATGATAAGCACATTACGGTTGGCGTTCAGTGGCATCCGGAACTTATGATCCATAACAACGACGCTGCCCAAGGCTTATTCGATGCCTATGTCAAAACGGTAATCGACTGGAAAAACAAACAAGATTAA
- a CDS encoding GNAT family N-acetyltransferase encodes MLVKADKTVNGQIEKLFAGLEETMIQTYLEGHMGEAWVDDLENPTAAQITVSMFTFYAGDHTSPLAEEMLNNIKEDVLIITESEGWKQKLERIHVGAFEKYSRYRFEHSADYFDRNHLENLVAQLPEPYVVKRIDQDVVELPSLHQLSPDFTGNFESSEAFLDRGVGYVVLHEDKVVSGASSFSIFDEGIEIEVGTDPEYRRKGLATVVSAALMLDCLDHQLYPSWDAENIGSAKLAESLGYVMKEPYDTYYVFKR; translated from the coding sequence ATGTTAGTTAAAGCAGATAAAACCGTAAATGGTCAAATTGAAAAACTTTTTGCCGGCTTAGAAGAAACCATGATCCAAACCTATTTAGAAGGTCATATGGGAGAAGCCTGGGTAGATGACCTCGAAAATCCGACGGCTGCTCAGATCACGGTCAGTATGTTCACCTTTTATGCAGGGGATCATACTTCGCCCCTAGCGGAAGAGATGTTGAACAATATTAAAGAAGATGTCTTGATCATTACAGAGTCTGAGGGGTGGAAACAAAAGCTAGAGAGAATTCACGTAGGGGCTTTTGAAAAATATTCCAGATACCGCTTTGAACATAGCGCAGACTATTTTGACCGAAATCATCTAGAAAATCTAGTCGCTCAATTACCAGAGCCTTATGTCGTCAAAAGAATCGATCAGGATGTGGTTGAATTACCGTCTTTACATCAACTATCACCGGACTTTACAGGAAATTTCGAGTCTAGCGAAGCTTTTTTGGATAGAGGTGTAGGTTACGTAGTGTTGCATGAAGATAAAGTGGTCAGTGGAGCATCCAGTTTTAGTATCTTTGATGAAGGTATCGAAATCGAAGTAGGTACTGATCCAGAGTACAGAAGAAAAGGCTTAGCGACGGTTGTTTCTGCAGCTTTGATGCTAGACTGTTTGGATCATCAACTGTATCCAAGCTGGGATGCGGAAAATATTGGCTCCGCTAAACTGGCGGAATCTCTAGGTTATGTTATGAAAGAGCCTTATGATACTTATTACGTCTTTAAACGCTAG
- a CDS encoding alpha/beta fold hydrolase, which yields MKIKISQTIQLNYEVTGTGPNVILLHGNGEDLHIFDALVSRLKASFTVYAVDSRDHGKSTQTNEPFNYNDLTEDIHLFIQKLQLEEVTILGFSDGGIIALLLGIRQERYLRKLISLSPNLSPKDWKKAPLMKIQERYRETKDPMFHMMLNEPNIDPKELKNIVVPTLITAGEHDLFYRSMYRTIEKRIPEAELQILKGEDHSSYIIDTDKMAEAFRSFILR from the coding sequence ATGAAAATCAAAATCAGTCAGACAATCCAATTAAATTATGAGGTGACCGGAACGGGTCCGAACGTGATCTTGTTACATGGAAATGGGGAAGACTTGCATATCTTTGATGCACTGGTTTCTCGACTGAAAGCCTCTTTTACGGTCTATGCGGTAGACAGCCGAGATCATGGCAAGAGTACCCAAACAAACGAACCGTTTAACTACAACGATTTAACAGAAGATATCCATCTGTTTATCCAAAAGCTCCAGCTAGAAGAAGTGACGATCCTCGGCTTCAGCGATGGGGGCATTATTGCTTTATTACTCGGAATCAGACAAGAGCGCTACTTAAGAAAACTCATCAGTCTCAGTCCCAATCTTTCACCGAAAGACTGGAAGAAAGCACCATTGATGAAAATTCAAGAACGGTACAGAGAAACAAAAGACCCGATGTTTCATATGATGTTGAATGAACCGAATATTGATCCAAAAGAGTTGAAGAACATTGTGGTTCCTACACTGATTACAGCGGGAGAACACGATCTTTTTTATCGATCCATGTACAGAACCATTGAAAAAAGGATACCAGAGGCTGAGCTGCAGATACTAAAAGGCGAAGACCATAGCTCGTATATCATCGATACTGATAAAATGGCAGAAGCATTTCGCTCATTTATCCTTCGCTGA
- the phoU gene encoding phosphate signaling complex protein PhoU produces the protein MRRAYDEELEQLHRKFYQMGCKVNEAIYKSIKAFVKHDKELAKGVIDEDNEINQFEHDLEQSCIELIALQQPVTTDLRKIVTVMKASADLERMGDHAVSISKSTIRVKGNKRNTMIEGMISDAGEKIKKMGEDVLKAYIEYDAEKAVEIAKYDYLVDSLAHDIKEACIAEMKKDPELVLGATDYMMASTYIERIGDYITNISEWIVYFETGEIQELNTHNSYENL, from the coding sequence ATGAGAAGAGCGTATGATGAAGAGTTAGAACAGTTGCACAGAAAGTTTTATCAAATGGGCTGCAAAGTGAATGAAGCAATCTATAAATCGATCAAGGCTTTCGTTAAGCATGACAAAGAACTGGCTAAAGGAGTCATTGATGAGGATAACGAAATCAATCAATTCGAACACGACCTTGAACAATCCTGCATCGAACTGATTGCCTTACAGCAACCTGTTACAACAGATTTAAGAAAAATCGTTACAGTGATGAAAGCTTCTGCTGACCTTGAGCGTATGGGAGACCATGCCGTTAGTATCTCTAAATCAACGATTCGCGTAAAAGGTAATAAACGAAATACAATGATCGAAGGTATGATTTCAGATGCTGGAGAGAAAATTAAAAAAATGGGTGAAGATGTCTTAAAAGCCTATATTGAGTATGATGCAGAAAAAGCGGTTGAAATCGCAAAATACGATTATTTAGTCGACAGCCTAGCGCATGATATTAAAGAAGCCTGTATCGCTGAAATGAAAAAAGATCCAGAACTTGTATTAGGGGCAACGGATTATATGATGGCCAGCACTTATATCGAAAGAATTGGCGATTATATCACGAATATCTCCGAGTGGATCGTTTACTTTGAAACAGGCGAGATTCAAGAACTGAATACGCATAATAGCTACGAAAATCTATAA
- the pstB gene encoding phosphate ABC transporter ATP-binding protein PstB — translation MATQSSKIKVQDLKLWYGDFQALHGLDLEIPEKKITAFIGPSGCGKSTFIKTLNRMNDLVENCRIEGKIELDGKDIYGSKTDINHLRKKVGMVFQQPNPFPKSIYDNIAYGPRTHGIKKKAELDEIVERSLKQAAIWDEVKDHLNRNALSISGGQQQRICIARALAVEPEVLLMDEPTSALDPISTAKIEELVSQLKDDYTIVMVTHNMQQASRVSDETAFFLNGHIIEHADTRKIFTNPDQTETENYISGRFG, via the coding sequence ATGGCTACACAAAGTTCAAAAATCAAAGTTCAGGATCTTAAATTATGGTATGGAGATTTCCAGGCATTACATGGACTGGATCTTGAGATTCCAGAGAAAAAGATCACAGCTTTTATTGGACCTTCTGGATGTGGAAAGTCAACGTTCATCAAAACATTGAATAGAATGAACGACCTCGTTGAAAACTGCCGTATTGAAGGTAAAATAGAGTTAGATGGAAAAGATATCTATGGAAGCAAAACAGATATCAACCATTTACGTAAAAAAGTCGGTATGGTATTCCAACAGCCGAATCCATTCCCTAAAAGTATTTACGATAACATTGCTTACGGACCACGTACACATGGAATTAAAAAGAAAGCTGAACTAGATGAGATTGTAGAACGTAGTTTGAAACAAGCTGCTATCTGGGACGAAGTCAAAGATCATTTGAACCGTAATGCTTTATCGATCTCTGGTGGACAACAACAAAGAATCTGTATTGCTAGAGCATTGGCGGTAGAACCAGAAGTCTTGCTGATGGATGAACCGACAAGTGCCTTGGATCCAATCTCAACAGCTAAAATTGAAGAACTCGTTTCTCAATTGAAAGATGATTATACGATCGTTATGGTTACCCACAACATGCAACAAGCTTCTCGTGTATCCGATGAAACAGCCTTTTTCTTGAATGGGCACATTATCGAACACGCAGACACCCGTAAAATCTTTACAAACCCAGATCAAACTGAAACTGAAAACTACATTTCAGGTCGATTCGGTTAA
- the pstA gene encoding phosphate ABC transporter permease PstA gives MGSKVLRGLVYLASAITFGMLGYIIFFILYNGLRYITPDLFAWNYNSSNVSMMPAIITTFYLVGGTLLIATPIGVFTGFYLVDYANRKNPIVKLISMATDTLAAVPSIVYGLFGFLFFVTFLGLRFSLLAGILTSVIMALPLIIRATEEALISTGRPIREASYALGAGKLRTIFTVVLPVAMPGILSGVILASGRVIGETAALLYTLGSSTNLPSSIFSSGRTLALHMYVLSSEGFHVNEAYATAVILLLFVLVLNGLSTLVSSRLSKGGK, from the coding sequence ATGGGTTCAAAAGTTTTACGTGGCTTAGTTTATTTAGCCTCAGCGATCACTTTCGGAATGCTTGGATATATTATTTTCTTCATTCTGTATAATGGTCTTAGGTATATCACACCAGATTTGTTTGCCTGGAATTACAATTCATCAAACGTTTCCATGATGCCAGCTATCATTACAACGTTTTACCTAGTAGGTGGAACGTTACTGATTGCTACGCCGATTGGAGTCTTTACTGGATTTTATCTAGTGGATTATGCAAATCGAAAAAATCCGATTGTTAAGTTGATCAGTATGGCTACAGATACACTAGCTGCTGTTCCTTCTATCGTTTATGGTTTATTCGGGTTCTTATTTTTCGTAACCTTTTTAGGACTCAGATTTTCTTTACTGGCAGGGATTTTAACTTCTGTGATCATGGCCTTACCTTTGATCATTCGTGCTACAGAAGAAGCACTGATCTCAACAGGGCGTCCGATTCGTGAAGCCAGTTACGCTTTAGGAGCGGGTAAATTGAGAACGATTTTCACGGTCGTATTACCTGTTGCGATGCCGGGGATTCTTTCAGGAGTTATCTTGGCAAGTGGACGTGTTATTGGTGAAACAGCTGCATTACTATATACCTTAGGTTCATCCACAAACCTACCGAGCTCAATATTCAGTTCAGGTAGAACACTGGCTTTGCATATGTATGTATTATCCAGTGAAGGATTCCATGTCAACGAAGCTTATGCTACAGCGGTTATCTTACTGTTATTTGTACTGGTACTAAACGGACTTTCAACACTTGTCAGTTCACGATTATCTAAAGGAGGAAAATAA
- the pstC gene encoding phosphate ABC transporter permease subunit PstC, which produces MLKNGKETAMKGIFFLSATFSIVALLLIIIFIFANGVPFITEYGIGDFLFGQKWTPSNNPALYGIFPMIVGSIYVTLGAVVVGVPVGILTAVFMAEFCPPILYKILKPAVNLMAAIPSIVYGFFALQVFVPFVRENSWLGGTGFSVLTAQVLLGIMILPTVISLSEAALRAIPRSYYTGSIAMGATKERSVFAVLIPAAKSGIVSSVILGIGRAIGETMAVVLIAGNQPIIPQNLLSGVRTLTTNIVLEMGYASGVHRDALIATSVVLFAFILIINSVFLYFKNKEAK; this is translated from the coding sequence ATGTTGAAGAATGGCAAAGAAACAGCTATGAAAGGAATCTTTTTCCTATCCGCTACCTTTTCAATCGTCGCACTGCTATTAATTATTATATTTATATTTGCAAATGGAGTGCCTTTTATAACAGAATATGGAATCGGTGATTTCTTGTTTGGACAAAAGTGGACGCCATCCAATAATCCAGCACTATATGGAATTTTCCCAATGATCGTGGGGTCCATTTACGTCACGCTTGGGGCGGTTGTCGTGGGTGTTCCAGTAGGAATTCTAACAGCTGTGTTCATGGCAGAATTTTGTCCACCAATCCTATACAAAATACTGAAACCGGCAGTGAATTTGATGGCTGCTATTCCATCCATCGTTTACGGATTCTTTGCTTTACAGGTTTTCGTTCCTTTTGTTCGAGAAAATAGCTGGTTAGGTGGGACAGGGTTCAGTGTGCTGACAGCCCAAGTTTTGCTTGGTATTATGATTTTACCGACTGTTATCAGTTTATCTGAAGCAGCTTTAAGAGCCATTCCGCGCTCTTACTACACAGGTAGTATTGCAATGGGTGCAACAAAAGAACGTAGTGTGTTCGCCGTGCTCATTCCAGCAGCTAAGTCGGGAATCGTATCCAGTGTTATTTTAGGAATCGGCCGTGCGATTGGCGAAACAATGGCAGTCGTTCTAATTGCTGGAAATCAGCCAATCATCCCTCAAAACTTGTTATCCGGCGTTAGAACCTTAACAACGAACATCGTTTTAGAGATGGGTTATGCCAGTGGCGTTCACCGTGACGCGTTGATTGCGACATCAGTTGTCTTATTTGCTTTCATCTTAATCATCAATTCTGTCTTTTTATACTTCAAAAACAAGGAGGCTAAATAA